In one Streptomyces sp. T12 genomic region, the following are encoded:
- the rsfS gene encoding ribosome silencing factor, which translates to MTATDRSLELVTTAAQAAADKLAHDIIAYDVSDVLSITDAFLLASAPNDRQVKSIVDEIEERLLKELGVKPVRREGDREARWVLLDYVDIVVHVQHSEERVFYALERLWKDCPELELPDDAKATRGKAAEHAKLQADEEAAELGGEWR; encoded by the coding sequence GTGACCGCTACCGACCGTTCTCTCGAGCTCGTCACCACCGCCGCCCAGGCGGCCGCCGACAAGCTCGCGCACGACATCATCGCCTACGACGTCAGCGACGTCCTGTCGATCACAGATGCCTTCCTGCTGGCCTCCGCGCCCAACGACCGCCAGGTCAAGTCGATCGTCGACGAGATCGAGGAGCGGCTCCTGAAGGAGCTCGGCGTCAAGCCGGTGCGCCGTGAGGGCGACCGCGAGGCCCGCTGGGTGCTGCTCGACTACGTCGACATCGTCGTGCACGTCCAGCACAGCGAGGAGCGTGTCTTCTACGCCCTGGAGCGGCTGTGGAAGGACTGCCCCGAGCTCGAGCTGCCCGACGACGCCAAGGCCACCCGCGGCAAGGCCGCGGAGCACGCCAAGCTGCAGGCCGACGAGGAGGCCGCCGAGCTGGGTGGTGAGTGGCGGTGA
- a CDS encoding LCP family protein yields MNDRYDAGYGDDQYELVGYDEYGRPVYRQVPPQQQPPQQSYDPYAQQGYGYDPYATGRQQPVPPYDPYGSGDTGQQPATPAYDPYGTGTHHQQQAGGHSAAYDPYGRTATSGQHRVAEQTAYIPHQAGPVEEPVAQDRGERDYRTEQFAFVEEPDSDSEDVIDWLKFTENRTERREEARRRARARVIALVVVLAVAAAGGVGYLWYAGKLPGLSSSDSKEGTATAVGAQKRDVIVVHLHNTKKGGTSTALLVDNTTTNRGTSVLLPNSLALAGDDGSTTTLAKSVDDDGSSGTRDAIDTVLGTEIQGTWRLDTPYLQNLVDLVGNIEVDTNADVPDPDAKSKGAAPLVRKGQDQSLSGKMAVAYATYSGSGEAPNAQLERFGQVMQAVLRKLTSDTQGATTTVQTLGMIIEPPLTDKDLGAFLAKLADLAKGGDYKTALLPVQTDGTLSAQASAGVVKDVLGGTAKSPDKDAAVRVSVRNASGVKGNTDKARVVLLNGGFTFLEGGSASTAATSEVVYADAADKDNATEVAKTLGLSSAAVTKGDVSANADVTVVLGQDYEPSSS; encoded by the coding sequence GTGAACGACCGATACGACGCGGGGTACGGGGATGACCAGTACGAACTCGTCGGATACGACGAGTACGGGCGGCCGGTGTACCGACAGGTCCCGCCACAGCAGCAGCCGCCCCAGCAGTCGTACGACCCCTACGCACAGCAGGGGTACGGCTACGACCCGTACGCGACCGGCCGGCAGCAGCCGGTCCCGCCGTACGACCCCTACGGCAGCGGCGACACCGGTCAGCAGCCGGCCACGCCCGCCTACGACCCGTACGGCACCGGCACGCACCACCAGCAGCAGGCCGGCGGGCACTCGGCGGCGTACGACCCGTACGGCCGTACCGCCACCAGCGGTCAGCACCGCGTCGCCGAGCAGACCGCGTACATCCCGCACCAGGCCGGGCCGGTCGAGGAGCCGGTGGCACAGGACCGGGGCGAACGGGACTACCGCACCGAGCAGTTCGCCTTCGTCGAGGAGCCCGACTCGGACTCCGAGGACGTCATCGACTGGCTGAAGTTCACGGAGAACCGCACCGAGCGCCGCGAAGAGGCCCGGCGACGGGCACGCGCGCGTGTGATCGCGCTCGTGGTCGTCCTGGCGGTCGCCGCGGCCGGCGGCGTCGGCTACCTCTGGTACGCCGGGAAGCTGCCCGGCCTGTCGTCGTCGGACAGCAAGGAGGGCACCGCGACGGCCGTGGGCGCCCAGAAGCGGGACGTGATCGTCGTCCATCTGCACAACACCAAGAAGGGCGGCACCTCCACGGCGCTGCTCGTCGACAACACCACCACCAACCGGGGCACCAGCGTCCTGCTGCCCAACTCCCTCGCCCTGGCCGGTGACGACGGCAGTACGACCACCCTCGCCAAGTCGGTCGACGACGACGGATCCTCCGGGACGCGCGACGCGATCGACACCGTCCTCGGCACCGAGATCCAGGGCACCTGGCGCCTGGACACCCCGTACCTGCAGAACCTCGTCGACCTGGTCGGCAACATCGAGGTCGACACCAACGCCGACGTGCCCGACCCGGACGCCAAGTCCAAGGGCGCAGCGCCCCTCGTACGCAAGGGCCAGGACCAGTCCCTCAGCGGCAAGATGGCCGTCGCCTACGCCACCTACAGCGGCTCGGGCGAGGCCCCGAACGCCCAGCTGGAGCGGTTCGGGCAGGTCATGCAGGCCGTGCTGCGCAAGCTGACCTCGGACACGCAGGGCGCGACGACCACCGTGCAGACGCTCGGGATGATCATCGAGCCGCCGCTGACCGACAAGGACCTCGGCGCCTTCCTCGCCAAGCTCGCCGACCTCGCCAAGGGCGGCGACTACAAGACGGCCCTGCTGCCCGTCCAGACCGACGGCACGCTGAGCGCACAGGCGAGCGCCGGCGTCGTCAAGGACGTCCTCGGCGGCACCGCCAAGAGCCCCGACAAGGACGCCGCCGTCCGCGTGTCGGTCCGCAACGCCAGCGGCGTCAAGGGCAACACCGACAAGGCCCGGGTGGTGCTGCTGAACGGCGGCTTCACCTTCCTGGAGGGCGGTTCGGCGTCCACCGCGGCCACGTCCGAGGTCGTCTACGCCGACGCCGCCGACAAGGACAACGCCACCGAGGTCGCCAAGACCCTGGGCCTTTCCTCCGCAGCGGTCACCAAGGGCGACGTGTCCGCGAACGCGGACGTCACGGTGGTCCTCGGCCAGGACTACGAACCGTCGTCCTCGTAG
- a CDS encoding glycosyltransferase 87 family protein, with protein sequence MTVIAPPKVHRRAPVAMGACLVSFAAFWMTQRAAHVSMIDLMVYRAEGATVRAGGDLYALRTTAARLPTTYPPFAALLFTPLTLLDTAALRTLGTAGNLALLVVFVRLSLRLVGHARVESVWWVAAVAVWCEPVWTTLRYGQINLLLAVLVLWDLSRRPGDRWAGIGIGLAAAVKLTPALFAVFLLVTGLVARHRHGSGGPWLRHARMAAAWFIGATLPTAAVLPYDSWHFWSRMVFAAGRVGHAEDTANQALRGVLARLLHTPEPGAAWILTAAVVGAAGLGVAVAAELRGRRSWAVTSCAVTALLVSPVSWSHHWVWCLPVVLLLGTHAYRAAAVSALLVFSSYALWWVPHGPGRHELRQSGIELTLSALYGTAGCLFLVIAGVAFRDPGPGQDAPKIKP encoded by the coding sequence GTGACCGTGATCGCGCCACCCAAAGTGCACCGTCGAGCGCCGGTCGCCATGGGTGCCTGCCTGGTCTCCTTCGCCGCGTTCTGGATGACCCAGCGGGCCGCGCACGTGTCGATGATCGACCTGATGGTGTACCGGGCCGAGGGCGCGACCGTAAGGGCCGGAGGCGACCTGTACGCGCTGCGGACGACGGCCGCCCGACTGCCGACCACCTACCCGCCGTTCGCGGCCCTGCTGTTCACTCCGCTCACGCTCCTCGACACGGCGGCCCTGCGCACCCTGGGCACGGCCGGGAACCTCGCGCTGCTCGTGGTGTTCGTCCGGCTGTCGCTACGACTGGTCGGGCACGCGCGCGTGGAGAGCGTCTGGTGGGTCGCGGCGGTGGCCGTGTGGTGCGAGCCGGTGTGGACGACACTGCGGTACGGGCAGATCAACCTGCTGCTCGCCGTCCTGGTGCTGTGGGATCTGTCACGGCGCCCAGGAGACCGCTGGGCCGGCATCGGCATCGGGCTCGCGGCGGCCGTCAAGCTGACGCCCGCCCTGTTCGCGGTGTTCCTGCTCGTCACCGGCCTCGTGGCCCGGCACCGGCACGGCTCCGGCGGGCCCTGGCTGCGCCACGCGCGCATGGCGGCCGCCTGGTTCATCGGGGCGACCCTGCCGACCGCGGCCGTACTGCCGTACGACTCCTGGCACTTCTGGAGCCGCATGGTGTTCGCGGCGGGGCGCGTCGGGCACGCCGAGGACACCGCGAACCAGGCCCTGCGCGGCGTTCTCGCGCGGCTGCTGCACACTCCGGAGCCCGGGGCCGCCTGGATCCTCACGGCGGCCGTGGTGGGCGCGGCAGGGCTGGGCGTGGCCGTGGCGGCGGAGTTGCGCGGACGGCGGTCCTGGGCGGTGACGTCATGCGCGGTGACGGCGCTGCTCGTCAGCCCGGTGTCCTGGTCGCACCACTGGGTCTGGTGCCTGCCGGTCGTCCTGCTCCTCGGCACGCACGCGTACCGGGCCGCCGCCGTGAGCGCGCTGCTGGTCTTCTCCTCGTACGCCCTGTGGTGGGTGCCGCACGGCCCGGGGCGGCACGAACTGCGCCAAAGCGGCATCGAGTTGACGTTGTCCGCCCTCTACGGGACAGCGGGTTGCCTTTTCCTCGTGATCGCCGGGGTCGCTTTCAGGGACCCCGGCCCCGGTCAGGACGCGCCGAAGATCAAGCCGTGA
- the nadD gene encoding nicotinate-nucleotide adenylyltransferase, which produces MGEQDMPTGPGSGPSSPGKRRLGVMGGTFDPIHHGHLVAASEVAAQFHLDEVVFVPTGQPWQKSHRHVSPAEDRYLMTVIATAENPQFSVSRIDIDRGGPTYTVDTLRDLRALNPDTDLFFITGADALGQILTWRDSVELFSLAHFIGVTRPGHHLDDSGLPEGGVSLVEVPALAISSTDCRARVAKGDPIWYLVPDGVVRYIDKRELYRGE; this is translated from the coding sequence ATGGGAGAGCAGGACATGCCTACCGGCCCCGGAAGCGGCCCGTCGAGCCCCGGCAAGCGCCGCCTCGGCGTCATGGGTGGAACGTTTGACCCGATCCACCACGGCCACCTCGTCGCGGCCAGCGAGGTCGCCGCGCAGTTCCACCTCGACGAGGTCGTGTTCGTACCGACCGGCCAGCCGTGGCAGAAGAGCCACCGGCACGTCTCCCCGGCCGAGGACCGCTATCTGATGACGGTCATCGCCACCGCCGAGAACCCGCAGTTCTCCGTCAGCCGCATCGACATCGACCGGGGCGGCCCGACGTACACCGTGGACACCCTGCGTGACCTGCGTGCGCTCAACCCGGACACCGATCTCTTCTTCATCACCGGCGCCGACGCCCTCGGCCAGATCCTGACCTGGCGGGACTCGGTGGAGCTGTTCTCCCTCGCGCACTTCATCGGGGTCACCCGGCCCGGCCACCACCTCGACGACTCCGGGCTCCCGGAGGGCGGCGTGTCGTTGGTCGAGGTTCCCGCGCTGGCCATCTCGTCCACCGATTGCCGCGCGAGAGTCGCAAAGGGCGACCCCATCTGGTATCTGGTGCCGGACGGAGTCGTGCGCTACATCGACAAGCGCGAGCTGTACCGCGGCGAGTGA
- a CDS encoding NADH-quinone oxidoreductase subunit NuoF family protein, protein MNEALPDVPEVRVVGLPQLTSGFDLVERLDLPMHLKVHGPLEPMGGEQLAKLAENINLKGRGGAGFPFHKKLRSVAEAAIKRGVRPVVVVNGSEDEPACRKDTVMINRAPHLILDGALLCAEALGARTLVVGVTRESTQRSMEAALAERGLSNSRRSALRAFVQRNPVRMVTGAAASLIRSIDGGPAIPPGRKVSASQNGVGGAPTLLSNAETFAQLAIAARIGPERYGNTGLYDEPGTVMLTVSGAVARPMVIEVPTGVPLRYVLQLAGAPPVPQGVLTGGYHGKWIDAATVNEAIVSRNSLDAVGGALGAGAILPITQETCPLGESLRVAQWLAEESAGQCGPCYLGLPAAARGLEDILNGGGPAALEALKQVAKNVKRRGACSHPDGSAMFLESTIKAFTDDLAAHVLGNGCGRPVEGVLPLFEGGRAPSGIPGGAEAEENGPSRQKIYVDWTLCRGHGLCADILPEVFQLGADGFPTVAQAKVPRYAEAKALRAVRRCPALALRIEEDTRAQDSSRNNLPVLSQGRGRRALGR, encoded by the coding sequence GTGAACGAGGCCCTGCCCGACGTCCCCGAAGTCCGCGTCGTCGGCCTTCCCCAGCTGACGTCGGGCTTCGACCTTGTCGAAAGACTCGATCTGCCCATGCATCTGAAGGTGCACGGGCCGCTCGAACCGATGGGCGGCGAGCAACTCGCGAAGCTCGCCGAGAACATCAACCTGAAGGGCCGCGGCGGCGCGGGCTTCCCCTTCCACAAGAAACTGCGCTCGGTCGCCGAGGCGGCGATCAAGCGCGGCGTACGGCCGGTCGTCGTCGTCAACGGCAGTGAGGACGAACCGGCCTGCCGCAAGGACACGGTGATGATCAACCGTGCCCCGCATCTCATCCTGGACGGCGCGCTGCTGTGCGCCGAGGCCCTGGGTGCCCGCACGCTCGTGGTGGGGGTCACCCGGGAATCGACTCAGCGCTCCATGGAAGCCGCCCTCGCCGAGCGCGGTCTCAGCAACAGCCGTCGGTCCGCGCTACGCGCGTTCGTCCAGCGCAACCCCGTGCGCATGGTCACCGGCGCCGCCGCCTCCCTGATCCGCTCCATCGACGGCGGCCCGGCCATCCCGCCCGGCCGCAAGGTCAGCGCCTCGCAGAACGGCGTCGGCGGCGCCCCGACCCTGCTGTCCAACGCCGAGACGTTCGCGCAGCTCGCCATCGCCGCCCGCATCGGCCCGGAGCGCTACGGCAACACCGGTCTGTACGACGAGCCGGGCACCGTCATGCTCACGGTCTCCGGCGCGGTCGCCCGCCCGATGGTCATCGAGGTGCCCACGGGCGTACCGCTGCGCTACGTCCTCCAGCTCGCCGGCGCCCCGCCCGTCCCGCAGGGCGTGCTGACCGGCGGCTACCACGGCAAGTGGATCGACGCGGCGACGGTCAACGAGGCGATCGTCTCCCGCAACTCCCTGGACGCGGTGGGCGGCGCACTCGGCGCCGGCGCGATCCTGCCGATCACTCAGGAGACCTGCCCGCTGGGCGAGTCGCTGCGGGTGGCGCAGTGGCTGGCCGAGGAGAGCGCGGGCCAGTGCGGCCCCTGCTACCTCGGTCTGCCGGCCGCCGCGCGCGGCCTGGAGGACATCCTCAACGGCGGTGGCCCCGCCGCCCTGGAGGCGCTCAAGCAGGTCGCCAAGAACGTCAAGCGGCGCGGCGCGTGCTCGCACCCGGACGGCTCCGCGATGTTCCTGGAGTCGACCATCAAGGCATTCACCGACGACCTCGCGGCACACGTCCTCGGCAACGGCTGCGGACGGCCCGTGGAGGGCGTTCTGCCGCTCTTCGAGGGCGGCAGGGCGCCTTCGGGCATCCCGGGCGGCGCCGAGGCGGAGGAGAACGGCCCCAGCCGCCAGAAGATCTACGTCGACTGGACGCTGTGCCGCGGCCACGGCCTGTGCGCGGACATCCTCCCGGAGGTCTTCCAGCTCGGCGCCGACGGCTTCCCGACCGTCGCCCAGGCGAAGGTGCCGCGCTACGCCGAGGCCAAGGCCCTGCGTGCGGTACGCCGTTGCCCCGCCCTCGCCCTGCGCATCGAGGAGGACACCCGCGCGCAGGACTCCTCCCGCAACAACCTGCCGGTCCTCTCCCAGGGCCGCGGCAGGCGCGCCCTGGGCCGCTGA
- a CDS encoding histidine phosphatase family protein produces MSATGEVTAGGPGRGRRVILWRHGQTSWNVERRFQGTTDVALNEAGISQARRAARLLVSLKPDAIIASDLQRAANTAAELAALTGLEVTHDEGLRETYAGVWQGLTHDEIIERHGEEYAAWKRGEPVRRGGGELETEVAERAAPVVLRHAEKLPDDGTLVVVSHGGTIRTTIGRLLGLEPRYWESLGGLTNCCWSVLGEGARGWRLLEHNAGTLPEPVLGDDD; encoded by the coding sequence GTGAGCGCCACCGGCGAGGTGACCGCGGGCGGGCCCGGCCGGGGCCGCCGCGTCATCCTGTGGCGGCACGGCCAGACCTCCTGGAACGTGGAGCGCCGCTTCCAGGGCACCACCGACGTCGCCCTCAACGAGGCCGGCATCTCCCAGGCCCGCCGCGCCGCCCGGCTGCTCGTCTCCCTCAAGCCCGACGCGATCATCGCCTCCGACCTTCAGCGCGCCGCGAACACGGCCGCCGAGCTGGCCGCGCTCACCGGCCTGGAGGTGACGCACGACGAGGGCCTGCGCGAGACCTACGCGGGCGTCTGGCAGGGCCTGACGCACGACGAGATCATCGAGCGCCACGGCGAGGAGTACGCCGCGTGGAAGCGCGGTGAGCCGGTGCGCCGCGGCGGCGGCGAGCTGGAGACCGAGGTCGCCGAGCGCGCCGCCCCGGTGGTCCTCCGGCACGCCGAGAAGCTGCCCGACGACGGCACGCTCGTCGTGGTCAGCCACGGCGGCACGATCCGGACGACCATCGGCCGCCTCCTCGGCCTGGAGCCCCGGTACTGGGAGAGTCTCGGCGGCCTCACCAACTGCTGCTGGTCCGTCCTGGGCGAGGGCGCCCGCGGCTGGCGTCTGCTGGAGCACAACGCCGGCACCCTGCCGGAGCCCGTGCTCGGCGACGACGACTGA